The Cuculus canorus isolate bCucCan1 chromosome 3, bCucCan1.pri, whole genome shotgun sequence DNA window CTTGTAAATGTGTACAGATTTTAAGAGTGTCAACCGTTCTATCTTCTTCGGAGGATTATGTCTgaacaaagcacaaaaagaaagttTCATTTTACCTAAAGGATGCTAACAAAAATTATCTGAAAGACTATGCTGCGTTTCCTGTTCTCATTTGACATTTAGAAGACCCACAAGGAAGTATTAAACACAGGTAGATTTCAGTATTAACCCACAAGGGCATGGTTAATACTCGGGCATCAAGCAGCATTAGCTCAGGGAAGCTAGAGCACCAACAACTGTACTTAAGAGTGCTGTCAATATCCTTCATGTGGTTAAAATGCAATTCTAAAATGGCAGCACTGAGTGCAGAACTGCTCCTGCCCTCTCATCACCGTGCTGCCATCTAAGAAGCGTTAAATTTATAATCTGAGAAAAAACGTCACATGATACCcgttttttctgaaaaagagaaaatacttgtaTGCGTGGAACATGAATTACTGTAGATGACACAAGAAGCATCTGACACCGCATCATTCTGGAGATCAGTTACTTACACTTTTTCAATAGAGATGCCAAGTTCTTGAGCTGCAAGCACTGCAAAATACTCATAACTGTCCAACACAGCTTTATCGTGGCCTTTAACTAAAAGGGACACTCTCTTGTACAATGTTTCTGGCTCATCTGAAATAGATACctgtatttgtaaaaaataaaaagaacagttacTACTCCACATTCTCCTTAATCAATGCATGCACTGCAGTTTTTCTTAACCTATGCCTCATTtgtaaaagaggaagaaaacacccACATCGCTACCTCCTTATTATAGTTTACCTGTAAGAGGCTAACAATATTACCTTGATTGATAGGCAAGAATGAAACTCATTGTTAAAGCAAGTCTGGAGCaacaatatttgtattttaaatatggaTGTGAGCATACCTAGAATTCTCAGGCTTCGCTTGGGTATGGACAGTATCTATAACATTACAGACAGTAACCAGAATTCTCACTTCACTAAGTTAGTTATAAGGTTACTTTAAACACAGTAGGCTTCCCCAGGCTTATTATCCTTCCTGTCTGTCCAGTTTATAACTTTCCATTAGAGCTTCAGTTTCTCATGGCCTGGGCTCACTAATCATCTGAAAAGCTTTGATGTGCCTAGGAAACACCGATTTTCACACAGGTTAACTCCCAGGCAGTTTAGCACAGTCTAATACTGCCTATAAGATTTTGGCGTGCTTCCACGTGTTATACAGATTGAACATGTGTTTCTTAAGTCCTAGTCAAAATCAAGGCATTCAGACTCTAAAGGCAAGATATCCACCACATGCCTTCATGAACTTCACATTTTATCAGCCTTTGGCTCCCAGCTTCCAAGCTAGAGACGAAGGCCTTAGACTGGCTAAGCTGCTGCAGGCTCCGAACTGCATGTGGCCAAAAAGCTGATATTTCACAGAGTTACAGCTGCACTGAGAAAGACGGAAGAGACTAAAAGGAAACTGTTAAGCTGCAGATATctcactgaggaaaaaaaaatacctgaaatgCCAATAATctaaattgtttctttctctatGACAAATCTGAAGTCATTAtgacagaactttaaaaaactGCAATAAAGAAATTCAAGGTTTTCTGTACACTTTCTCTGTTACTAAGACAACATACAAAATATCATTCTATGAAACACTTACAAAAGGATTAGTCTTGGGCTTTTGTGTATCAACACAGGATCCAGCCAGCCGTACTCCTATCACATCAGAGTTTCTAGAAATGTGGTTAGAGGGAAAACATAAGAAGTTGTAAACATTGTATTTACAGGGAGCATGGAGAAGTGGAAATTCTGAAGGCTTTTTATACTTACGCAACGAAACACTTCTTCTGCATAATTCCGCTTGCATAATTGACAGGAAAAGCTGACCCCTGTATAAAACAAATAGGTAATGGGATTTTTGCCCCCAAAACTGTAGCCAGATCACAAATTTATTAAAGGCTCCTTCTCTGCACACCCGAGCATAACACATTCCTGGGCATTGATCTGCCAAATTAGTTTactctttcagaaaatgcagggaaacagaagcacaaaaatgtattttagtatTCAATAGCACCTAAAAAAGAACACATCAAGGGAACAATATAACAGCACGCACTTATAAATGAGGCACCTGAATAGCAATCACAAAGCacttttttagcagaaaaatgtatttactgcgGCATCAAATACcatttctgtatatattttctctttagtttTACTTACGCAGTACAATATCCATTAGTTTCATCAAGTCACAATCCTAAATAGAACTCATTGTTGTAAAAGCAATTGAAAACAGCATCCTATAAATGCACAAATTCAATCTCTGAATTTAACTAgaaatttcccatttcttcaccaaaaagttCCTTGTGATTTTGAGCATCTGTTCTTTCGAAAAGAACATCTGAATAGAAGTACTTCTAACAAGTAAATGAAGCATATTTGAAAGGTAACgtgatttttctgtatttaaaaaggaatacTACTGTTAATCAAGACGCAACATTACCGTTTTTCAAAATCACTCCCTTCTGAATGCTACCTGGCTTCCAGTCTCCTtccaaattaattaattaaatttggCAAAGTTACAGACTGCTTgagtgtgaagaaaaaaaaaggaactagAACTTCCACTTGCTTAAGAGAAAGTCAGGGCTGCAGCAGAACATTGAAGCAAAAATTAGCTACTTATCCAGCCCCTTGACAGACTGGTTTAAAAGATGCTGGAATCAGAGCTTTAAGAGAGAAGACAGATATCCCACACATAGTTATGCAGGTGACTGTGTAAtcaaaaacatcagaaaagggCAAGAACCGGCATTTTTCCAGGTAATTTTTATCTAGTTGCTCATGGATACGCATAACTACATGATGCTACTAGGTCCCTAATCTTCTCCAGTATGCATTATATATTATGGATCAGCAGGGaatgaagctgttttctttagtaATTCTGCCTTATTTGCTATTTATCCTACAAATTACAAAGACTGTATTCAGCCTAGGGCTTAAACTCTGTGTGCAAGTATATGGCACAGAACCTGGCCCCAGGCGACAAATGTAAGACTACTGACTCGGCAATCACCAGGCAAGGAAAAAGCTGTTGTGATACGGTGGCAGAAAAATTGTGACTGAAGAGTTATATCTGTTTTCTGGTTTCCTGTGTGTATGCAGTCTCTGCTAAGAGTTCTTTTGTAATAGACTTTGACCTTCTAATATGGGTTTATTATTTGTACGCAAAGACACACATACTCATTGCATATTGTGTTACATGGTTTTGGATACGAAAACATCAGTCCGCGTGCAATAaagatgaataaaacaaaacatgatgGAATGGCCAAGTTCTATTGCACATACTAAGTTCTGTAGCCTTTACGGTGTTCTGTGATTATGCATATTATTCTCACCACATGCCATCTCCTTTTTTTACTAACTACACAGATGTGCATCAAGTCAAAagtttttgtaaaataaaatttaaagtgcTCTGTGCAAATTTTGACAAAATTTGACAAATTTTGACACTGAGTACCCCAGGTAGCAAAGATGGCATTCTGCAGGCAGTAAAGTATATTTAACagcttgtttcattttctgatttaaatataCTTGATGTGTTCTTGCTCACGGCCATCAGCGAAGGTGGAAAAAGACCTCAGGCTGCAACATTACAGAATTCAATCTCCCGCGTGAACCAAGGCCTGGCACAGAACAAAGTTACCCCTCTCATAATGCAGAATAGCCTTCATTTTGTTTGAGTGTGAGATCTTGAAGTATTCAGAAGACGGATGTCTGGAAGATGATCAAGGCCAGAACACAGCACAGAGACAAAAGGAGTGGTTACGGCTTAGGAAATGAATAGGAAAACCTGAACATCAAATTTTCTCAATTTGAGAGAAAACATTCACTCTTCAGaagccaaaaccagcagaagACATCAGTAGTGTAAAAAGTTTTctgattggttttttttgagttcCACCTTCCAGACTTGGAGCTTTAAGGTGAGAAACATGCTTGGCATGTGACCTCCAAATCAAGCATTTACTTGCTCTGCACAGTCTCTTAATTCTGCACTGATTGTTACAATTTACTGCcctaaaaagaaatctatttaaaaagtttgtctaaaagcaaactgaaatctTTTACAGTTATGTGAAATTATGTACAATTACgctcctgcaaggagcagggagttaGAGGACTCTGTGATCCCTATCGGTCCCTTCTAACTTGagacattccatgattctgatactgaaaatgccagcaaataaaaatttctaagactcattttggagttctAGAAaacaagcatcctttatcaggcctgggcaacacgagggagtCATCTCCATTAACCACttgcagcaagacaagagctgggacaggatatttatttcccacttacacacatatggataaattttcccagaaaacttATGCATAtgctattactttccaaggactaatttgAATGTTGTTAtgaacagtcaaaactcttgaaactttggagctggctccagctctctgaccttgcatttgggatggggaaaggctgcagacagaggtgattatagaagaagagacatctgttcagcacagatcatgctTCACACAAAGACGTTCTCATCCCTAAAGAAtcaacagtgtctggaaaaacactgaaagaaaacacggtatcagagggacattctgtctctCAAAAACATACACTGACTTAGATGGAACTTTAGCTTAAGTTAAAAATATTCCTCTATTTGTAACAGTAACTGCTTCTTGGATCACAGAACTGATCCAAGTCATCCTTTTCTTCACCACAGGACCGCAGGGAAGGGTCCCGAGGAGCAGCTGCTCGGTGACACCGTGAAGCCCCAACTCAAGGGAAGCCCCTGGCGTTTTACCACCCACCCCACCGCAGCCACCGGGAGCCCAACCGAGGAAGGCAGCCTGGCTCCCAGCTCCCTTTCCCCCGCCTTCAGGGACGCGGATGCCGAAGGAAAGGGAGATAAGAACGAGAGCCCGCTCTCCCCCACTCCGCGCATCCCACCTGGCAGAGCCGCCGCAGCAGCCACCGCGCTGCCATCTCGTCCCCGCCCCGAGCACGGCCTGGCCCGGAAGGAGAAATAGCAGTCTCCTCCTCCTTTacctcctcttccacctcctctcactcctcctcctcctcctccatcccttcccgGGGGTGACAAGGCAAGCTCCAAGCTCGCGTCCCCACCCGTTCCCCGCCGCTCCCCCTACACACGCTCTCCCCGTCTTGTTTTCTAGCCGAAaacctttccctccctccaaaaaaaaaagtggaaaatcatcattttcctgacttattgtaattttttttgttcgCTTAAAggaggttttttccccccatctttCTCCGCCTCTCCAAGGACGCTTTTGTACCGCAACTCGTTCTTAAGCAAGAACACTcatttccagaaatgaaaacaaggaatATTGGTTTTTACCTGGAACGAATCAGGAGTCCTTTGTAAAACAATTACACATGAACTTTCGAATCGTCGAAAACTTGAGTCCTCTGTGAAACCATTACACATGAACCCAAGTTTTCAACGATTCAGGAGTCCTTTGTGAAATAATTACAGGTGAACTTAAGGTTTAAAACCTTCTCCCCCTCTTAGCACAAAAAACTCCCCctcttaaaaacataaaaaggtACCCAGCTTGTTAGCAAACCCCAGCCGATTATGTTTTACCAAAAGTATAAGAACGACTGGAAATGCCATATAAACCCCcttctttttaaacacagaaattgcAGTTAATAGAATAACACAGGTTCTGATCAGTAGCAAATATTTTAAGGTGTGTGGGTGTCGGTGTGAATAAACAAGTACCATTTTAAGCCACTAAGACATCCTAACACACACAATACGCTGAAATTAAGCTGTGTGCAAGCCAAATGCTGACAGCAGGAACCTGAAACCAGCATAGATCACAAacgtatattttttttattttgttaacgTCTTCTGCCACCTGAAATTACAGTCTGCTTTTTACACTAAAGCACCTAAAATATTTACAACCATCTTCTAATAAAATAACagttaaatactgaaaataagatttttctcataaaatatgctttctaTATATACAGGTTTTATCAAAGAGGACCAAGTTCAATACTGAACAGTTTTCATCAACCATCAGcaagaaaacaacttttcagaaataaaactatgTTCAACTTACATACAAATAGGCAGAACAGCATCTGTTTAACATCAGCCAATGCAACACTGAATAATAACGAAGTCAATGTCTGAGGCCTAAATCGAGTACTGCTTaagaaatgtgcatttttttttcctttatgaataACGTCTTTGGTTATCATTTTATTATCTTCTTGGCTGTACAATAAAACAGCACCCGATTAATGTTGCAGAACCAggcatatatatgtgtgtatatatagttATATGTACTGGGTTTAGCATAGATACCTGTCCCGTTGTTGCTAGAAAAGTTTCATTATAGATTCTTTAATACAGAGCTGCTCTTCAGAGTAAACCCCACAAGTCTCTACATTTCTTTCCGTTCTTCAAGCAGAAATCTCACAAACTTAAATTATCGCTTCGCTTGAACACTCCAATTTTTTGCCCCCATTAAGGGAGGAATCTGAAAACATGTTTCCATTCTCCAGTGTAGCAGCCTTTCTC harbors:
- the MRPS10 gene encoding 28S ribosomal protein S10, mitochondrial → MAARWLLRRLCQGSAFPVNYASGIMQKKCFVANSDVIGVRLAGSCVDTQKPKTNPFVSISDEPETLYKRVSLLVKGHDKAVLDSYEYFAVLAAQELGISIEKVHNPPKKIERLTLLKSVHIYKKHRVQYEMRTHYMCLELKYLTSSTAAVYLEYVQRNLPEGVAMEVKKTKIEKIPEHIKQPVWDTLPQVEETEVKS